A genomic region of Mycobacterium sp. Aquia_213 contains the following coding sequences:
- a CDS encoding recombinase family protein, with product MSTAAYLRVSTGQQSVDQQHDAIAAAGIMPDRIFSDTASGRAGSDRPGWSECMGWLREGDHLVVVAVDRLGRSVREVATALHELTTRGVHVRSLREGVDTSTATGRAVTSIMATIAELELELGKERRAASREARLARGLAATKPMKLDAAQQKRLLRLYQQGEPVSELTSMFGISRSTVFRTLKVLKKQDAAVQKV from the coding sequence ATGAGCACCGCCGCGTACCTCCGGGTGTCCACCGGGCAGCAGTCCGTCGATCAGCAGCACGACGCAATCGCCGCTGCAGGGATCATGCCCGACCGGATCTTCAGCGACACCGCCTCCGGGCGCGCTGGCAGCGACCGGCCGGGCTGGAGCGAGTGCATGGGCTGGCTCCGCGAAGGCGATCACCTCGTCGTCGTCGCCGTGGACCGACTCGGACGATCCGTTCGGGAAGTCGCCACCGCCCTGCACGAGCTGACCACCCGCGGCGTCCACGTACGGTCGCTGCGCGAGGGGGTGGACACGAGCACCGCGACGGGGCGTGCCGTCACGAGCATCATGGCCACGATCGCGGAACTGGAACTCGAACTCGGAAAGGAGCGGCGCGCCGCATCCCGCGAGGCTCGGCTCGCCCGTGGTCTGGCCGCCACCAAGCCCATGAAGCTCGACGCGGCCCAGCAGAAGCGACTCCTCCGCCTATATCAGCAGGGCGAACCGGTGAGCGAGTTGACCTCGATGTTCGGAATCAGTCGCAGCACGGTGTTCAGGACCCTGAAGGTCTTGAAGAAGCAGGACGCCGCGGTACAGAAGGTTTAG
- a CDS encoding phospholipase D-like domain-containing protein, which produces MSDFAVFDEVDGFRVKLWRGESACLLGFDVDEPEDDFVGFAVEFRDPDSTDFQNLSNRLSFGAPDAVDGFRNFPTLEAPLQTFRWVHFPWESKTGTYTYRVTKMHMPADNAALTKGLSIELPIELGPVTIPGFLDVGFTRNFASSQAFEDKKARYGFGNDIIPAKPAQGLDFAEHKAEITKKFDIYAWLGFEAYRLLFDFLDWAAKDETVRIDAMAYDFNEPDILAQLEALGDRLRIIIDDSKGHGGPGTAESQAAAQLAASAGEDNVHRGHFENLQHNKLLIARRISDGSPLRVLGGSTNFSFRGLYIQANNMYVFTDPDVAGVFADMFDEAFADMAGFSGDAVAAKWYAVKKPGQPTVKVCFSPHKSSNLSLAPVGGAIQQATSSVFYSFAFMNQTKSGPVREALDNLMGRPVFSYGIVNEATGMEIHKPDGEIGLVDFAYLSKHAPEPFKSEWSGGAGINIHNKFAVVDFDQPGAKVYTGSSNFAPSGEEANGDHLISIEDQRVATAYAIDALTLFDHLNFRDRMKVADQPKPAAAGAKRETLQLQKPIAISGAEQPWFAKFYEQGSQRELDRITFSRR; this is translated from the coding sequence ATGAGCGACTTCGCAGTCTTCGATGAGGTTGACGGGTTTCGGGTCAAACTGTGGCGCGGCGAGTCTGCGTGTCTGCTCGGCTTCGACGTCGACGAGCCCGAAGACGATTTCGTCGGATTCGCCGTAGAGTTCCGGGACCCGGACAGCACCGACTTTCAGAATCTGTCCAACCGGCTCTCGTTCGGTGCCCCTGACGCGGTCGACGGCTTCCGCAATTTCCCCACCTTGGAGGCACCGCTACAGACCTTTCGCTGGGTGCACTTTCCGTGGGAATCCAAGACCGGCACCTACACCTACCGGGTGACCAAGATGCATATGCCAGCGGATAACGCCGCCCTGACGAAGGGACTGTCGATCGAGTTGCCCATCGAGCTAGGGCCAGTGACCATTCCAGGCTTCCTGGACGTGGGATTCACCCGAAACTTCGCGTCCTCGCAGGCCTTCGAGGACAAGAAGGCCCGTTATGGTTTCGGCAACGACATCATCCCGGCCAAGCCCGCCCAGGGATTGGACTTCGCCGAGCACAAGGCCGAGATCACCAAGAAATTCGATATCTACGCATGGTTGGGATTCGAGGCATATCGGCTGCTGTTCGACTTCCTCGACTGGGCCGCCAAAGACGAGACCGTGCGCATCGACGCGATGGCCTACGACTTCAACGAACCCGACATCCTCGCGCAGCTCGAAGCCCTAGGAGACCGGTTGCGCATCATCATCGACGACTCCAAGGGGCACGGCGGCCCAGGCACCGCAGAGAGCCAGGCGGCGGCCCAGCTAGCGGCCAGCGCGGGCGAAGATAACGTTCACCGGGGCCACTTCGAAAACCTGCAGCACAACAAGCTGCTCATCGCCCGCCGAATCAGCGACGGATCACCGCTGCGGGTGCTCGGTGGATCGACGAACTTCTCCTTCCGCGGCCTCTACATCCAAGCCAACAACATGTACGTGTTCACCGACCCGGATGTGGCTGGGGTGTTCGCCGACATGTTCGACGAAGCCTTCGCTGATATGGCGGGCTTTTCTGGGGACGCCGTGGCCGCCAAGTGGTACGCCGTCAAAAAGCCCGGGCAGCCGACGGTCAAGGTGTGCTTTTCGCCGCACAAGTCGTCGAATCTGTCGCTAGCACCGGTCGGTGGGGCGATCCAGCAGGCGACGTCCAGCGTGTTCTACTCGTTTGCCTTCATGAACCAAACGAAGTCGGGGCCCGTGCGAGAAGCGTTGGACAATCTGATGGGTCGCCCGGTGTTCAGCTACGGCATCGTCAATGAAGCCACTGGAATGGAGATCCACAAGCCCGACGGTGAGATCGGCCTGGTCGACTTTGCCTACTTGTCCAAGCACGCTCCCGAGCCGTTCAAATCGGAGTGGTCCGGCGGTGCAGGCATCAACATTCACAACAAGTTCGCCGTCGTCGACTTCGATCAGCCCGGCGCCAAGGTCTACACCGGTTCCAGCAATTTCGCGCCGTCAGGCGAAGAAGCAAACGGCGATCACCTGATCTCCATCGAAGACCAGCGGGTGGCCACCGCGTATGCGATTGACGCGCTGACCCTGTTCGACCACCTCAACTTCCGGGACCGGATGAAGGTAGCCGATCAGCCGAAGCCCGCGGCGGCAGGGGCGAAAAGGGAGACGCTGCAACTACAGAAACCGATCGCGATCTCCGGTGCCGAGCAGCCGTGGTTCGCGAAGTTCTACGAGCAAGGCAGCCAGCGCGAACTAGACCGCATCACGTTCTCCCGACGCTGA
- a CDS encoding DUF2510 domain-containing protein — protein MTALRIVLPLGIVAIIAGLVIGNTNISLASAQGISCGSAFGGGSGTLDPYVETACAPLLSEHQLWATVFIVLGVGLLISSLVLHRANPPAPSPTRTLPPPSGATKRGWYPDPAGTGKERYWNGKAWSDLPPRN, from the coding sequence ATGACCGCCCTGAGAATTGTGTTGCCGCTCGGCATCGTCGCGATCATCGCGGGCCTCGTCATCGGAAACACCAACATCTCGCTCGCCTCGGCGCAGGGAATCTCTTGCGGGTCTGCGTTCGGCGGCGGGTCGGGCACGCTCGACCCGTACGTGGAGACGGCGTGCGCGCCCCTACTCTCCGAGCATCAGCTGTGGGCGACCGTCTTTATCGTCCTGGGCGTGGGACTACTTATCAGCTCTTTGGTCCTCCACCGTGCCAACCCGCCCGCGCCGTCGCCCACGAGGACTCTGCCGCCGCCTTCCGGTGCAACGAAGCGTGGCTGGTACCCCGATCCAGCGGGCACCGGCAAGGAGCGTTATTGGAACGGCAAAGCGTGGAGTGATCTGCCGCCACGCAATTAA
- a CDS encoding DUF732 domain-containing protein gives MRVIGAALAAAFLALSPLSASGSAHADAAQAGYVNQLQAHGIPGTSDQLLNNGYVMCHALDASRQPSWADVAANSVGPSGLPFLETAYEIGAAIRWLCPAQGWQIQELAHAVQAPEVRAVRAGYAGGDR, from the coding sequence ATGAGGGTTATCGGGGCGGCCCTTGCTGCAGCTTTCCTTGCCTTGTCGCCGTTATCCGCGTCGGGCAGCGCCCACGCCGACGCCGCGCAGGCGGGCTACGTCAACCAGCTGCAGGCCCACGGCATCCCGGGAACAAGCGACCAGCTGCTCAACAACGGCTACGTGATGTGCCACGCACTCGACGCGAGCCGCCAACCGTCGTGGGCCGACGTCGCAGCCAACTCGGTAGGCCCCTCGGGGCTGCCCTTCCTGGAGACGGCCTACGAAATCGGTGCCGCAATTCGGTGGCTGTGCCCGGCGCAGGGCTGGCAGATCCAGGAACTGGCCCACGCGGTCCAGGCACCCGAAGTACGCGCAGTGAGAGCCGGGTACGCAGGAGGCGACCGATGA
- a CDS encoding helix-turn-helix domain-containing protein produces MPTRPSQNDPERVAAWELRRREVGERIRTLRTERGLTQEALALRSGVTRNVLIDVELGRRGLLYERLFDIAEALQVPAGQLLG; encoded by the coding sequence GTGCCCACGCGACCCAGTCAGAACGATCCCGAACGGGTCGCCGCCTGGGAACTCCGCCGTCGTGAAGTCGGAGAGCGGATCCGGACGCTTCGCACCGAGCGGGGCCTCACGCAGGAGGCCCTCGCCCTCCGGTCAGGCGTCACGCGCAACGTATTGATCGACGTAGAACTTGGCCGACGAGGCTTGCTCTACGAGCGGCTATTCGACATCGCCGAGGCGCTGCAGGTGCCCGCTGGGCAGCTCTTGGGGTAA
- a CDS encoding DUF2563 family protein, translating into MFVDPGLLHSGGDQSRRAGGHAREGADQLSRGPLLPGMFGQYAAAEEFHEAVGVAHGDHVRALRAHEEALTAVGGKAHRAAAGFTDMEERNAAKLRTVRCNSAT; encoded by the coding sequence ATGTTCGTCGATCCTGGCTTGCTGCACTCGGGGGGCGACCAGTCGCGCCGCGCTGGCGGGCACGCCCGGGAGGGTGCCGACCAGCTGTCGCGCGGGCCGTTGCTGCCGGGGATGTTCGGTCAGTACGCGGCGGCCGAGGAGTTCCACGAGGCGGTCGGCGTGGCCCACGGCGACCACGTGCGTGCCTTGCGGGCCCACGAGGAGGCGCTGACGGCGGTCGGCGGGAAGGCACACCGGGCCGCGGCGGGGTTCACCGACATGGAGGAACGCAACGCCGCCAAACTGCGGACTGTGCGGTGCAACTCCGCTACATAA